AACTGGAAAATTCTGACTTGTTTGCTGCAGCCTTTGACATTTGGCAGACGTAATGTATGAAGTGCCAACTGCATATCAAATATTGGAGGGCCTCCCGCGTATGCATATAGCCAGCGGTTGAGGGGTCCTGATTGGCGAGCCAAAATGGTCCAGCGCGCCTTGGCTTTTCGAGTTGGTGCGGTCCGAGGACAAACAGAGCCAAGATAGGTATGGTTGCGTGAAAACAGAAATAACATGCATGTATACCGGAGATATGGTCCGACATGCACGAAATCTGCAAATATACGTCCACATTTTGCCTTGCTTCTCCATTGTCACCATTTAACGGTGGGATTGACGCGATTGATGCGATTGAAGTGCGggcagaaaaggaaaaaaaaaaaaaagctgcaaAGGCCAAAGCAAATTGACGATTTCTATATCATGGTCGATTTAATATTAGTATGGCATGTTTGCAGGGCGAGGTGTCAGTTGCTCGCGTTCGAGGCGAACAGGTTGTATTGTACGGCTCTAGGCAAATTTGAAGCCGGATTTCACGGAGTCGGTCGTGTTGCCTGACAGGCCTATTAGCCGACCCGGCCCGGCCGGTACAGGGATTTTACGTATGATTtaaagttttttttgctgtacTGTAGTACTACACGGTACTGCATAAAGTTTCGAATGCCGTTGGAAACAAATATCTATTGCACTGTGGCTTTCAAGGATATTGCGTTATTTTTGGGCTTATCTGTTATTACTCCTCTCTGTTTCTGTCTGTTCTGTACGCAAATTGTTGCATTAGATAATCAGTAGAATCTTGGTATCACATGACGACCAGAGCTTAGTCAGCGCTAGGAGCACGATAAAAGCGCTGCCACGCTCTTTAGGCTAGATAGCGCCACCTACCACAATACATGGCTCTCCTACCCAATCAATCTGGCCTGCACGTGTATGTTGGTGTGCGTCATGATGCAGAGTTTTCATACATCGTGCACGGGCCTCTTTTGGACTCGGATATATGCATCAGATCCACCGCGCAACAAATATCAAGGTACACACACCTTGCTTACCGTGGTAGGCGAGGTACAGTATAACCCCTGTTGGAATGTGCACCATGGATAGCCATGCTATTTTTCTGGAAAAATCAAAGTCCGGAATCGGGAGTTATAGATGGGAATCCGGCGATTGATGCGATTAGGTACTTGACTTCACCACTTTAATTGGGCGGCTTTACAGGTATCTTTAATTTATTACTGGGGTATCCTAGCTGCACATTCAGTCAGGGGCTATATTGTACGTAGTATCGAGCACCCAATTCAACGGAGCAAAACTGAGTGCCATTTACGCAAGGTTTTGTTTGGCATGTTAAACTCCGGGGAAATGGCTCTGGCCAACCTCGAAAACGCCTCTGGCGGACTTTTGAAACCCGAATTCCTGGTCACATATGGTTTTTGTGAATTATTTAGTTGCGTGTCCGGGCACTCCGTGATTGTCTGGAATACAGGAAATATAATCCTGACCGAAGGATTTGCCCACTAGAACACAAAAGGCAGAGCTTGTCGTTCTCACAGAAACCTGTGCACCAGCCTTAACAACTCAGCACTGAGCCCCACCGTCGATCACACTCCCAACTTTCAAGTACTGCAATTATCGAGTCACGGGCAAACAGAACCAGGCGCAAGTATGGTGTCAAAAAGTGGCATTGATATGACCGGGAGGGTATTTAGCATCACAGGCGGGGCATCGGGCATTGGACTGGCCACGGCCCAGCTCTTGGCTCGcaacggcgccgccgccatttGGATCGCCGACGTCCAGTCGGAACTTTTCGACAAAGTGCGGAAAAAGCTGAATGACATTAACCAAAACACCAAAATCTATCTCGATAAAGTCGACGTCGGCAACAGCGCAGAGGTGGACCAATGGGTGCAGCGCATTGTCGCAGAATCCGGAGGTCTCCATGGCGCAGCAAACGTGGCGGGTGTTGCGGCGACTTACAGGCACACGGACGGGGAGCAGCCTAGCACCTTGGAGATGGACGACGATGAGTGGCGCCGCGTTTTCCGCGTCAACGCGGACGGCGTTATGTATTGCACCAGGGCCCAGGTCAGGGCCATGGTGAAAATGGACGAGGGCAGCAACCCGGCCATCGTCAACGTTTCCAGCCTCGCCGCGACAAAGGCAAGCGCCACCTTTTTGGCCTACGCGGCGAGCAAGGCCGCATGCGCTCATTTCACCCAGTGCGTCGCCAAGGATCTTGCCGGTCGCGGTCTGAGAATCAACTCTGTTCTGCCAGGTGAGTTTGTGTTGGAGGGTCTGCAGGTGGAGAttgatgcttttttttttttttttttttttttttttaaaaaaaaaagactggcTTTCACGTTCGCGTTTCGTCTTGATTTAACGGAGCTGACACGGTGGCATGCTTTGACAGGCGGGGTGTGGACCCCTATGGTGATGAAGGCGATCGGTATATCGCCCGATAGTGCGGACGACGCAGACCCAGTGGAAGTGGCGGCTCAAGCTCAAAATGCCGGATGCATCCTGCCAGAAGAagcggccgaggcgattgtaTGGCTGTTGAGTGAGAATTGTCTGCAGCTCAACGGTATCGCTGTGCCGATCGGTGAGATGGACGTGAGCCGATAGTGCAGTGACACTATGGACACATCAACGCAGCGTTAGGCTACCCCGGATCATTTAGAAAGCGGTATAAATTCTCGGAGTGCTTCCAAACGATGCCAGGAAACCAATGGCAATTGATAAAACATCTGATTCCCTAGCATTGAACAGGCATGTCAAGATACGGAAAGGCCTTTGTAAACCATGGTTATAAAAGTCAGTGACCCAAGGGCAAGTTAACAAATCACAGATCACGTTTGCTTGCTGGGAGTACTTACGGCAGCGTCCAGTTCAAGCCAATCTATCGGCGCCCAGTCGTTGAAGCCACCAGCCAGACCTTGCTCCCCACCTCTATCCGCATTATAGTCACCACTGCTCACCATGACGTTGTCGACATCAGCCCCCGGAACGGAATCCGCCTGCATCACCACCGGCACATTTCCATTCGTGCCAGCCACCGCGGGCGTGCTTTTGGCTGACTGATGTCTGGCCTCGAGCCTCAACTCCTCTAGTATGACGGTATATCTGCGCCCAAACGAGTCGGCAAAAAGAACACGGGACAGGTGGGCATGGCACCTCTCTGCCAGCACAAACAGCTGCTCTGCGGCTCCGGGGTCCAGCGGTCCAGGGCTGATCTCGTCAGGCCTGGAGCCCGAGGCTGAAGCCTGCTGGATCTCCCAGACGAAGGTGACGGCGATGGCGCAAAATGTGACATAGTGGCTCCACCAGAAGGCGTGAAACAGCGACTCGTCGCCCGCAATCGAGTCGACCAGCTCCAGGACCGTCCCCGCCGCCCGCAAGCACTTGGACACCATCTCCCTCCGCTGCTCGTGTTCCGGTGTCCGCCCGGCCCcgtccccgccgcggctgagCAGGAGGAACGGCCGGGTCGCGTGCATGATGGCGTGCGCGTGGGCCAGCCGAAGTGCGACGGCCTGCCGGCGGAAGCTCGGCACCAGGCTCGAGGGCCGCACGGCTCCCAGAAGCGGCGGCAGGGCGGCGCGCCACTCGTGCAACCGAACGTCGAAGCCCAGCGCCAGACGTAGGCGGTCCCGCCGCGACGGGGTCGGCCCGATGGCGTACACCTCGCGGCAGGTGGCGGCGATGATGCGCCCGAGCTTGGCGTGCTGCACCACGGCCTCCATGGGGCTGTCGTCACAGCCAATATCGTCCATGCTCGTCCTGCCCTTGTTCCGCTCCCCGTCGGGCGTCATGTTCTCGTCGGCGACCGAGTCGGGATATGCCTGGTCGATGTTGTCGTCGTGGAGATACCGCGGCCGGCCGAGGACGACGCTGAGGTAGACGTCGATGGTGTAGAGAACCCAAAAGGTCCGGCGGCCGCACTGCTGCTGGATGTAGTCTGTACGGAGGCGCTGCGGTCCTGGTCTGCTGTTGCGGCTGGGTTTCCGGTGTAGTCCCAGGGCTGAGATGAGCTGGGATACGGTGCCGAGGAGATACCAGGCCTGGTTGACGCGTGAGGTTTGGAGGAGGTACAAAACTTGGAGGAGTCGAGCCTGTGCAGATTCGAGTTTCGGCAGTCCAGTCTCTGCCTGTACGAGACTTTGGGCCATGGAAAAACTGGATTTTGATGTAAGCTTGAAAAGTCTCACCTTTTTGTTACAATGGACTGGACTTACTAAGGGTCGCAGTCCCGGAGgacttcatcttcatctcgACTTCCGTCCCGTCCGGGAGTCCCATGCAGCGACATTCTCGCCCGCTTCTGAATCGCTATGGCCAACACAGTAAGAACGACGGCCGCCTTTGCCCCGCCGATGGCAGGAAATGATGTAGTACCACTAGGCGGCACATGTCCCAATTCCAGTTCCATAGCCCTCAGCCACCCTTCTACGCTTTGGCGGTGCAGAATGCGGTAGGTGACCACACACTTGTCAAAATAAAAGGCCATAAGAGAGGTGGCTCGTTGCGGCAAGAGGAGGTTACCGCCGTCTCCGTCACTCCGGCCCGAGACCACTTGGACTGGCAAAGAGGACGATGCCAGGATCGGTTTGTCACCCGCAGTTATCAAAAGCTGGGAGCTGGAACCGGCCTGTACGCCATAACTGGGATAAAGACCCTCTGCCGACGACGTCCCCATCGTAGACCCCAAAGCAGCACCGTCCCTCTCGGCCGTCCCGCTTTTCGAGATCATGCGAACGTGGGCGCGGTGCAGAAAGGCCAGCCCAGATGTCTGCTCGACGTACTGGCCGCCAATCTCGGCCGGGTAGAGCTCGGGAGACCCACGCCTGGTGACGGATTCGGAGGCTGTAGGGTCGAGAGCAGCAGAGTATGGAGGCGGGATGTCGGACGGCCCCGGATCATCTGAGGAGGCGTCTGTAGGAGCAATGGGCGGTAGTTGTGTGGGCATCATGTAGTTGCCGGTAGCCGCTGCCACCGAGCGGCCGGTGGATGGACTTGGACTGGCAGCAGACCTGCCAGGGACCGAACTTAGCCCATCGGTGCGTGGGACGGGCTGGGTAGTGGTTGCCAGTGGCGTCCGGACGGCTGTATGATGGACAGGCGGGGGCGTGGGAGACGGGCCGGGCGGCGGAGTAGGGGGACGGCCGCGCGAATACCGCGCGTCGTAAAGGCAGGCCAGGCCTCTCTCGGCACAGCGGGTGCAGGGCATGGTGCCACTGCACCGCGCCTTTTTCGCCTTGCACGTATCACATGCTCGGCTGGCCTTGGGCGCCCTGCGGGGGTTGCTCGGGGTCGCTTCAATCGTGCTTCGCACGCCAGTGTAGGAGGATGAGGTTGCTTCAGGCGGTACGTCATTTGCGGTGCGAAGCCTCTTCCGGGGGCGGCCAAGATCTTGAGGGTCTGCTTCATAATCCGGACCCGACGCTGACATGGCAAGTCTGGAAACAACGGGTCCTGGTCAGGTGACGCGGTGCGGTGTGGTGTTGTGATCGACCGGAGGTGTGTCGCTGGGAGACAAAGCAAACAGGTCGACAAGACGAGAATCCGAGCGGAAAAGGGTTTCCGGGAATTAAGTTT
The Pyricularia oryzae 70-15 chromosome 1, whole genome shotgun sequence DNA segment above includes these coding regions:
- a CDS encoding 2,3-dihydro-2,3-dihydroxybenzoate dehydrogenase; translation: MVSKSGIDMTGRVFSITGGASGIGLATAQLLARNGAAAIWIADVQSELFDKVRKKLNDINQNTKIYLDKVDVGNSAEVDQWVQRIVAESGGLHGAANVAGVAATYRHTDGEQPSTLEMDDDEWRRVFRVNADGVMYCTRAQVRAMVKMDEGSNPAIVNVSSLAATKASATFLAYAASKAACAHFTQCVAKDLAGRGLRINSVLPGGVWTPMVMKAIGISPDSADDADPVEVAAQAQNAGCILPEEAAEAIVWLLSENCLQLNGIAVPIGEMDVSR